The following proteins are co-located in the Telopea speciosissima isolate NSW1024214 ecotype Mountain lineage chromosome 9, Tspe_v1, whole genome shotgun sequence genome:
- the LOC122639369 gene encoding NAC domain-containing protein JA2L: MQMEMPASDPVKNLDLPPGFRFYPTDEELLVHYLCRKAAGNDLALQLIGEIDLYKFDPWLLPSKATFGEKEWYFFSPRDRKYPNGSRPNRVAGSGYWKATGTDKIITTNGRKVGIKKALVFYIGKAPKGTKTNWIMHEYRLSEPTRKNGSTRLDDWVLCRIYKKNSSTQKSVSGLWKKEEQSHASTSSSSSQFDDVLQSLPEIDDHFFDLPRISSFKNLQFQDEKLNIQNQNQNPWNNGKFEWNNTGVVSSSLPTNELYFPSLPQLCQVESPSDKHESSIEEEVESGIRSQQQGIDNSSFFQQNSNMFAHPFTDPLDPYGFKYSLQSASGDYLYRQ, encoded by the exons ATGCAGATGGAGATGCCAGCGTCAGATCCTGTCAAGAATCTAGATTTACCGCCGGGATTCCGGTTTTACCCGACAGATGAGGAGCTTTTGGTTCATTATTTATGCCGGAAAGCCGCCGGCAATGATTTAGCTCTGCAACTTATCGGCGAAATCGATCTTTATAAGTTCGATCCATGGCTTCTTCCAA GCAAAGCTACCTTTGGAGAGAAAGAGTGGTATTTCTTTAGTCCCAGAGATCGGAAATACCCCAACGGTTCTCGGCCGAACAGAGTTGCAGGTTCTGGTTATTGGAAGGCTACTGGAACCGATAAAATTATTACGACGAATGGCCGGAAAGTTGGAATAAAGAAAGCTTTGGTTTTCTATATTGGAAAGGCTCCTAAAGGAACCAAGACGAACTGGATTATGCATGAGTATCGGCTTTCAGAACCAACAAGGAAGAACGGTAGCACTCGA TTGGATGATTGGGTTCTGTGCCGGATATATAAGAAAAACTCCAGTACCCAAAAGTCGGTGTCAGGTctttggaagaaagaagaacagagcCATGCTTCgacatcttcttcatcttctcaatttgatgatgttcttcaatctctcCCTGAAATCGATGATCACTTCTTTGATCTTCCAAGGATTAGTTCTTTTAAGAATCTTCAATTTCAAGATGAGAAACTCAAcatccaaaatcaaaatcaaaacccttgGAATAATGGGAAATTCGAATGGAACAATACAGGGGTTGTTAGCTCTTCGCTTCCAACGAATGAGTTATACTTTCCATCTCTTCCTCAGCTTTGTCAAGTGGAGTCTCCATCGGACAAGCACGAAAGTTCAATCGAAGAAGAAGTGGAGAGCGGAATTAGATCACAGCAACAAGGAATCGATAATTCAAGCTTCTTTCAGCAAAATTCAAACATGTTCGCTCATCCATTCACCGATCCACTAGATCCATATGGATTCAAGTATTCACTTCAGTCGGCATCAGGAGACTATCTATATCGGCAATGA